In Macadamia integrifolia cultivar HAES 741 chromosome 5, SCU_Mint_v3, whole genome shotgun sequence, a single window of DNA contains:
- the LOC122078021 gene encoding uncharacterized protein LOC122078021: MNFCSFKGKDWIFNGFIVSLRSKVSLFSKMINHKQWQTIGYLTRPLWDKPPSPFTRLPHYYAENISLHQLCNLHGWSLRSQPRRIFDAVIFSNELDFLEIRWQELMPYVSRFIILESKTTFTGIPKPLFFEENRSRFGFAEGKIVHGVFPGQILKPGSHENPFNLESQQRGSINGLIHKSGISNGDLLIMSDTDEIPSANTMKLLQWCEEIPPVMHLELRHYLYSFEFLVDFSSWRATAHIYSPWTYYGHYRRTDLMLSDAGWHCSFCFRYIQEFVFKMTAYSHADRVRQREFLNPKRIQRIICRGDDLFDMLPEEYSFQELIRKLGPIQRSTSAVQLPAYLIENADRFRFLLPGGCLRPSNTARRKF; this comes from the exons ATGAATTTTTGCTCTTTTAAagggaaagattggatttttaatGGGTTTATTGTTTCTCTGAGATCGAAGGTGTCTCTGTTTTCTAAG ATGATCAAT CATAAACAATGGCAGACAATTGGGTACCTAACTCGCCCTCTATGGGACAAGCCCCCTTCCCCATTCACCCGCCTCCCCCATTACTATGCCGAGAATATCTCATTGCACCAACTCTGCAACCTCCATGGCTGGTCTCTCCGCTCCCAACCTCGCCGCATCTTTGATGCTGTCATCTTTAGTAATGAGCTCGACTTCCTTGAGATCCGGTGGCAAGAATTAATGCCTTACGTATCTCGATTCATCATTCTTGAATCAAAAACCACCTTCACAGGCATCCCTAAACCTCTGTTCTTCGAAGAGAATCGATCCCGTTTTGGATTTGCAGAGGGGAAGATTGTTCATGGTGTATTCCCAGGCCAGATCTTAAAACCAGGCTCCCATGAAAACCCATTTAATCTTGAGTCACAGCAACGTGGATCCATAAATGGGTTGATACATAAATCAGGGATCTCCAATGGAGATCTCCTTATAATGTCAGACACTGATGAGATCCCAAGTGCAAACACTATGAAGCTTCTGCAATGGTGTGAAGAAATCCCTCCAGTAATGCATCTTGAGCTCAGGCATTACTTGTATTCCTTTGAATTCCTTGTGGATTTCAGTAGTTGGAGAGCTACAGCTCATATATATAGTCCCTGGACCTACTATGGCCATTACCGAAGAACTGATCTTATGTTATCTGATGCTGGATGGCATTGTAGCTTTTGTTTCAGATATATTCAAGAATTTGTGTTTAAAATGACTGCATATAGTCATGCAGATCGAGTTCGGCAGCGAGAATTTCTTAATCCAAAGAGAATCCAGAGGATTATATGTAGAGGAGATGATCTGTTTGATATGTTACCAGAAGAATACAGCTTCCAAGAGTTGATTAGGAAGTTGGGTCCAATCCAAAGATCAACTTCAGCTGTTCAACTTCCTGCTTACCTTATAGAAAATGCAGATAGATTCAGATTTCTCCTCCCTGGTGGCTGTTTGCGGCCATCAAATACAGCGAGGAGGAAATTTTAA